From one Streptococcus oralis genomic stretch:
- a CDS encoding zinc ribbon domain-containing protein YjdM, producing the protein MNNLPNCPKCNSEYVYEDGSLLVCPECAYEWNPAEVAEVEEGVVAIDANGNKLADGDTVTLIKDLKVKGAPKDLKQGTRVKNIRIVEGDHNIDCKIDGFGAMKLKSEFVKKI; encoded by the coding sequence ATGAACAACTTACCAAATTGCCCAAAATGTAATTCAGAATATGTCTACGAAGACGGAAGTCTCTTGGTTTGCCCAGAGTGTGCCTATGAATGGAATCCTGCTGAAGTTGCAGAAGTAGAAGAAGGTGTTGTTGCTATCGATGCCAATGGAAATAAATTGGCTGACGGCGATACTGTAACCCTCATCAAGGACTTGAAAGTAAAAGGTGCACCTAAGGATTTGAAACAAGGAACTCGTGTTAAAAATATCCGTATCGTAGAAGGTGACCACAACATCGACTGTAAGATTGATGGTTTTGGAGCTATGAAACTCAAGTCAGAATTTGTTAAGAAAATCTAG
- a CDS encoding Dps family protein: MVELKKEAVKDVTTLSKTAPVALAKTKEVLNQAVADLYVAHIALHQVHWYMRGRGFLVWHPKMDEYMDSLDSYLDEISERLITLGGKPYSTLTEFLQHSEIEEEEGEFRNVEESLERVLAIYRYLITLFQKALDVTDEEGDDVTNDIFVGAKAELEKTVWMLTAELGQAPGL; this comes from the coding sequence ATGGTTGAATTGAAAAAAGAAGCAGTAAAAGACGTAACAACATTATCTAAAACAGCGCCAGTAGCATTGGCAAAAACAAAGGAAGTATTGAACCAAGCAGTAGCGGACTTGTATGTGGCTCACATTGCCCTTCACCAAGTTCACTGGTATATGCGTGGTCGTGGCTTCCTCGTATGGCATCCAAAAATGGATGAATACATGGACAGTCTTGATAGCTATCTTGACGAAATCAGTGAACGTTTGATTACTCTTGGTGGAAAACCTTATTCAACTTTGACAGAATTCCTTCAACACAGTGAAATCGAAGAAGAAGAAGGAGAATTCCGTAACGTTGAAGAAAGCTTGGAACGTGTTCTAGCAATTTATCGCTACCTCATCACTCTTTTCCAAAAAGCTTTGGATGTAACTGACGAAGAAGGTGATGATGTTACAAACGATATCTTTGTTGGGGCTAAGGCTGAACTTGAGAAAACAGTTTGGATGCTTACAGCAGAACTTGGACAAGCTCCTGGTTTGTAA
- the tpiA gene encoding triose-phosphate isomerase → MSRKPFIAGNWKMNKNPEEAKAFVEAVASKLPSSDLVEAGIAAPAVDLTAVLAAAKGSNLKVAAQNCYFENAGAFTGETSPQVLKEIGTDYVVIGHSERRDYFHETDEDINKKAKAIFANGMLPIICCGESLETYEAGKAAEFVGAQVSAALAGLTAEQVAASVIAYEPIWAIGTGKSASQDDAQKMCKVVRDVVAADFGQEVADKVRVQYGGSVKPENVASYMACPDVDGALVGGASLEAESFLALLDFVK, encoded by the coding sequence ATGTCACGTAAACCATTTATCGCTGGTAACTGGAAAATGAACAAAAATCCAGAAGAAGCAAAAGCATTCGTTGAAGCCGTTGCATCAAAACTTCCTTCATCAGACCTTGTTGAAGCAGGTATCGCAGCTCCTGCAGTTGATTTGACAGCTGTTCTTGCTGCTGCTAAAGGTTCAAACCTTAAAGTTGCTGCTCAAAACTGCTACTTTGAAAATGCAGGTGCGTTCACTGGTGAAACTAGCCCACAAGTTTTGAAAGAAATCGGTACAGACTACGTTGTGATCGGTCACTCAGAACGTCGTGACTACTTCCATGAAACTGACGAAGATATCAACAAAAAAGCAAAAGCAATCTTTGCAAACGGTATGCTTCCAATCATCTGTTGTGGTGAGTCACTTGAAACTTACGAAGCTGGTAAAGCTGCTGAATTCGTAGGTGCTCAAGTATCTGCTGCATTGGCTGGATTGACAGCTGAACAAGTTGCTGCATCAGTTATCGCTTATGAGCCAATCTGGGCTATCGGTACTGGTAAATCAGCTTCACAAGACGATGCACAAAAAATGTGTAAAGTTGTTCGTGACGTTGTAGCAGCCGACTTCGGTCAAGAAGTTGCGGACAAAGTTCGTGTTCAATACGGTGGTTCTGTTAAACCTGAAAACGTTGCTTCATACATGGCTTGCCCAGACGTTGACGGTGCCCTTGTTGGTGGTGCGTCACTTGAAGCTGAAAGCTTCTTGGCATTGCTTGACTTTGTAAAATAA
- a CDS encoding DnaD domain-containing protein, with product MTYFDAFKTGNLVLPSALLLHFKELFPSSEDFLVWQFFYLQNTTALGDISPSQIAEIIGKEVADVNQSISNLTENGLLQYRTIELNGEIELIFDASLAFERLDSLLDTQTPATTAPNPQNQLKDLVETFQQELGRLLTPFEIEDLSKTVKEDGVKADLIKEALREAVLNGKPNWKYIQAILRNWRHEGIKSVTQVEAKRAEREANNPKQVQASADFLDAMNLWQD from the coding sequence ATGACATATTTTGACGCTTTTAAAACAGGGAACTTGGTTTTGCCAAGTGCCCTGCTCTTGCATTTTAAGGAACTCTTTCCTTCCAGCGAAGATTTTCTCGTCTGGCAATTTTTCTATTTACAAAATACCACAGCCTTAGGAGATATTTCGCCTAGCCAAATAGCTGAAATCATTGGGAAAGAGGTGGCAGATGTCAACCAATCTATTTCGAATTTGACTGAAAATGGTTTGCTGCAATATCGGACCATTGAACTAAATGGGGAAATTGAGCTCATTTTTGATGCTAGTCTGGCTTTTGAACGCTTAGATAGCTTGTTGGATACCCAAACTCCAGCTACAACTGCCCCAAACCCGCAGAATCAGTTGAAGGATCTGGTTGAAACTTTTCAGCAGGAATTGGGTCGCTTATTAACACCATTTGAAATCGAAGATCTTTCTAAGACTGTCAAAGAAGACGGAGTTAAGGCGGATTTGATCAAGGAAGCTCTCCGAGAGGCCGTTCTCAATGGCAAGCCAAACTGGAAATATATTCAGGCAATCCTACGAAACTGGCGCCATGAAGGTATTAAGTCTGTGACTCAGGTAGAGGCCAAACGAGCAGAGCGAGAAGCGAACAATCCCAAACAAGTTCAGGCTTCGGCTGATTTCCTCGATGCCATGAATTTGTGGCAAGATTAG
- the metA gene encoding homoserine O-acetyltransferase MetA: MPIRIDKKLPAVEILRTENIFVMDDQRAAHQDIRPLKILILNLMPKKVVTETQLLRHLANTPLQLDIDFLYMESHRSKTTRAEHMETFYKTFPEVKDEYFDGMIITGAPIEHLPFEEVDYWEEFSQVLEWSKTHVFSTLHICWGAQAGLYARYGVEKHQMEQKLSGIYPQDTLKEGHLLFRGFDDRYVAPHSRHTEILKEEILNKTNLEILSEGPEVGVSILASRDLREIYSFGHLEYDRDTLAREYFRDYEAGLDPHIPENYFKNDDVNETPCLCWSSSAALFFSNWVNYAVYQETPFDWRKVEDDAAAFGYL; the protein is encoded by the coding sequence ATGCCGATTAGAATTGATAAAAAATTGCCAGCTGTTGAGATTTTACGGACAGAGAATATCTTTGTCATGGATGATCAACGTGCGGCCCACCAAGATATCCGTCCCTTGAAAATTTTGATTTTAAACCTAATGCCCAAAAAAGTGGTCACAGAGACCCAGTTGTTACGGCATTTAGCAAATACTCCTTTGCAATTGGACATAGACTTTCTCTATATGGAGAGCCACCGTTCCAAGACGACTCGTGCAGAGCATATGGAGACTTTTTATAAAACTTTTCCTGAAGTCAAGGACGAGTATTTTGATGGGATGATTATCACAGGGGCTCCGATTGAGCATTTACCATTTGAGGAAGTGGACTATTGGGAGGAATTCAGTCAGGTGCTTGAGTGGTCCAAGACGCATGTTTTTTCTACCCTGCATATCTGCTGGGGGGCCCAAGCAGGTCTTTATGCTCGCTATGGCGTTGAAAAACACCAGATGGAGCAGAAACTGTCAGGCATTTACCCTCAGGATACCTTGAAAGAAGGCCATCTACTCTTTCGTGGTTTTGATGATCGCTATGTAGCTCCCCATTCTCGTCATACTGAGATTTTAAAAGAAGAAATCTTAAATAAGACCAATCTGGAGATCCTGTCAGAAGGTCCTGAGGTTGGGGTTTCTATCCTGGCTAGTCGAGATTTGCGTGAGATTTATAGTTTTGGTCATTTGGAGTATGATCGTGACACTTTGGCAAGAGAGTATTTTCGTGATTATGAGGCGGGACTCGACCCTCATATCCCAGAGAACTACTTTAAAAATGATGATGTAAATGAGACCCCCTGTCTCTGTTGGTCTTCATCAGCTGCCCTCTTTTTTAGCAATTGGGTAAACTATGCAGTTTATCAAGAAACCCCTTTTGACTGGAGAAAGGTAGAGGATGATGCGGCTGCATTTGGATATTTATAA
- a CDS encoding adenine phosphoribosyltransferase, protein MNLKDYIATIENYPKEGITFRDISPLMADGNAYSYAVREIVQYATDKKIDMIVGPEARGFIVGCPVAFELGIGFAPVRKPGKLPREVISADYEKEYGIDTLTMHADAIKPGQRVLIVDDLLATGGTVKATIEMIERLGGVVAGCAFLIELDELKGREKIGDYDYKVLMHY, encoded by the coding sequence ATGAATTTAAAAGATTATATCGCAACGATTGAAAATTATCCTAAGGAAGGTATTACCTTCCGTGATATCAGCCCTTTGATGGCAGATGGAAATGCTTATAGCTACGCTGTTCGTGAAATTGTTCAGTATGCAACTGATAAGAAAATCGACATGATCGTGGGTCCAGAGGCTCGTGGATTTATTGTTGGCTGCCCAGTTGCTTTCGAGTTGGGAATTGGCTTTGCACCTGTTCGTAAACCAGGGAAATTGCCACGTGAAGTCATTTCTGCTGACTATGAGAAAGAATATGGTATTGATACCTTGACCATGCATGCTGATGCAATCAAGCCAGGCCAACGTGTTCTCATCGTAGATGATCTTTTGGCAACAGGTGGAACTGTCAAGGCAACCATTGAAATGATCGAAAGACTTGGTGGAGTTGTAGCCGGTTGTGCCTTCTTGATTGAGTTGGATGAGCTTAAAGGCCGTGAAAAAATCGGAGATTACGATTACAAGGTACTTATGCATTATTAA
- the rplA gene encoding 50S ribosomal protein L1, which translates to MAKKSKQLRAALEKIDSTKAYSVEEAVALAKETNFAKFDATVEVAYNLNIDVKKADQQIRGAMVLPNGTGKTSRVLVFARGAKAEEAKAAGADFVGEDDLVAKINDGWLDFDVVIATPDMMALVGRLGRVLGPRNLMPNPKTGTVTMDIAKAVEESKGGKITYRADRAGNVQAIIGKVSFEAEKLVENFKAFNETIQKSKPATAKGTYVTNLTITTTQGVGIKVDVNSL; encoded by the coding sequence ATGGCTAAAAAAAGCAAACAACTTCGTGCTGCTCTTGAGAAAATCGACAGCACAAAAGCATACAGTGTAGAAGAAGCTGTAGCACTTGCAAAAGAAACTAACTTTGCAAAATTTGACGCAACTGTAGAAGTTGCTTACAACTTGAACATCGACGTAAAAAAAGCTGACCAACAAATCCGTGGAGCAATGGTATTGCCAAACGGAACTGGTAAAACTTCACGCGTTCTTGTTTTCGCACGTGGTGCAAAAGCTGAAGAAGCAAAAGCTGCTGGTGCAGACTTTGTTGGTGAAGATGACCTTGTTGCGAAAATCAACGACGGTTGGTTGGACTTTGACGTAGTTATCGCTACACCTGACATGATGGCTCTTGTTGGACGTCTTGGACGTGTCCTTGGACCACGTAACTTGATGCCAAACCCTAAAACTGGTACTGTAACAATGGATATTGCTAAAGCAGTTGAAGAGTCTAAAGGTGGTAAAATCACTTACCGTGCTGACCGTGCAGGTAACGTTCAAGCAATCATCGGTAAAGTATCATTTGAAGCTGAAAAATTGGTTGAAAACTTCAAAGCTTTCAACGAAACAATCCAAAAATCAAAACCAGCTACAGCTAAAGGAACTTACGTAACAAACTTGACAATCACAACTACTCAAGGTGTTGGTATCAAAGTTGACGTAAACTCACTTTAA
- the rplK gene encoding 50S ribosomal protein L11 has product MAKKVEKLVKLQIPAGKATPAPPVGPALGQAGINIMGFTKEFNARTADQAGMIIPVVISVYEDKSFTFVTKTPPAAVLLKKAAGVEKGSGTPNKTKVATVTRAQVQEIAETKMPDLNAANIESAMRMIEGTARSMGFTVVD; this is encoded by the coding sequence ATGGCTAAAAAAGTCGAAAAACTTGTAAAATTGCAAATCCCTGCTGGTAAAGCTACACCAGCTCCACCAGTTGGACCTGCTCTTGGTCAAGCTGGTATCAACATCATGGGATTCACAAAAGAGTTCAACGCTCGTACAGCTGACCAAGCTGGTATGATCATTCCAGTTGTTATCTCAGTATACGAAGACAAATCATTTACTTTCGTTACAAAAACACCACCAGCTGCTGTTCTTTTGAAAAAAGCTGCAGGTGTTGAAAAAGGATCAGGTACACCTAACAAAACTAAAGTTGCTACAGTTACTCGTGCACAAGTACAAGAAATTGCAGAAACTAAGATGCCAGATTTGAACGCAGCAAACATTGAGTCTGCAATGCGTATGATCGAAGGTACTGCTCGTTCTATGGGATTCACTGTTGTTGACTAA